One Candidatus Methylomirabilis lanthanidiphila DNA window includes the following coding sequences:
- a CDS encoding Multi-sensor signal transduction histidine kinase, with translation MTGNEGVRPTLQAVLIAVPAFAAMLILINLPLFSLLELKGLDLLFRMRGPLAPPGEIVVVAIDEPSFAEIMTQWPWPRRLHARLIEQLKKAGARVIAFDILFAEPSQPEEDRALAQAIHAAGNVVLAGERSVVTDALFRQTILVDPIELFKATASVGIATLPIDPDGIVRRPLPFSNDLPSFASQIVRLYQGQAPYASQTDSSDTTLINYFGPPRTVKTISYYQALEADRMLPSGTFTDKIVLVGRAVQAAPEPQRASPDVFPTPFSFDAGGPTAGVEIHATIVANLLTKQMVTEPPGAVRYGLLFLLALIGSLSTMRLKPLWAAGAILGLSILFLLFAFGFFTKGLVWLPIFAGMVQLGLVYGGYLIAQVFSAQRERRLALEAMNRELEQKVKERTAQYVAANEELVKEQHELEKTLHELAQTQNELLQSEKMASLGFLVAGVAHELNNPISFVHSNMDFIGEYVLRLKGVLEAYETITLPDGPAYQQLAELKKGARLDRTLHTLDELITSCKRGTERVKRVVLDLGTFARADDVDPAPADLHEGLEITLNLLAKEYRDRITVHREYGTLPQVECHAGQINQVFMNLLLNAAQAIPETGDVWINTSSHGDKVVVIIKDNGCGIPEANLPRIFDPFFTTKKVGEGMGLGLSISYGIIQKHGGNMRVSSPDRQGTEFTIELPVKWSGTK, from the coding sequence ATGACCGGTAACGAAGGGGTGCGGCCCACGCTACAAGCCGTTCTCATTGCCGTCCCGGCTTTCGCGGCCATGCTCATTCTCATCAATCTCCCTCTCTTCTCTCTGCTCGAGTTGAAGGGACTGGATCTGCTGTTTCGCATGCGGGGGCCCCTCGCCCCTCCCGGCGAGATCGTCGTCGTTGCCATCGATGAGCCGTCGTTTGCGGAAATTATGACGCAGTGGCCCTGGCCTCGCCGCCTTCATGCCCGTCTGATCGAGCAACTGAAGAAGGCGGGGGCCAGGGTCATCGCGTTCGATATCCTCTTCGCGGAACCATCTCAACCCGAGGAGGATCGGGCTTTGGCGCAGGCCATCCACGCGGCCGGAAACGTCGTCCTTGCCGGCGAGCGGTCGGTCGTAACCGATGCGCTGTTTCGTCAGACGATCCTCGTCGATCCCATCGAACTCTTCAAGGCGACCGCGTCAGTAGGAATTGCCACCCTTCCGATCGATCCTGATGGAATCGTAAGACGACCTCTCCCCTTCTCGAATGATCTCCCCTCGTTTGCCTCCCAGATCGTCAGGCTGTACCAGGGACAGGCGCCGTACGCAAGTCAGACGGATTCCTCCGACACGACCCTGATCAACTATTTCGGCCCACCGAGGACCGTCAAGACGATCTCCTATTACCAGGCTCTCGAGGCCGACCGGATGCTTCCGTCAGGAACCTTTACCGACAAGATCGTCCTGGTGGGTCGGGCCGTCCAGGCGGCGCCTGAACCGCAGCGAGCCTCACCCGACGTCTTTCCGACCCCGTTTTCCTTCGACGCGGGCGGTCCCACCGCCGGTGTCGAGATCCATGCCACGATCGTCGCCAACCTCTTGACGAAACAGATGGTGACCGAACCCCCAGGGGCGGTACGCTATGGTCTGCTCTTTCTCCTGGCGCTGATCGGCAGCCTGAGCACCATGCGTCTCAAGCCGTTATGGGCAGCCGGAGCGATCCTCGGCCTGTCGATACTGTTTCTCTTGTTCGCCTTCGGATTCTTTACGAAAGGACTTGTGTGGCTGCCTATCTTCGCCGGGATGGTACAACTCGGTCTGGTCTACGGCGGGTATTTGATCGCGCAGGTCTTCTCTGCTCAGCGGGAACGACGTCTGGCGCTTGAGGCGATGAACCGGGAGCTGGAACAAAAGGTCAAAGAGCGGACAGCCCAATATGTCGCCGCGAATGAAGAGCTAGTGAAGGAGCAACACGAGCTGGAGAAAACTCTGCACGAGTTGGCCCAGACCCAGAATGAGCTGCTCCAGTCCGAGAAGATGGCGTCCCTGGGTTTTCTAGTAGCGGGGGTCGCTCATGAGCTGAACAATCCGATCAGCTTTGTCCATAGTAATATGGATTTTATCGGGGAATATGTTCTGAGGCTTAAAGGAGTACTTGAGGCGTATGAGACGATTACGCTACCCGATGGGCCTGCCTACCAGCAACTTGCAGAGCTGAAAAAGGGAGCGAGACTGGACCGCACTCTCCATACATTAGATGAACTGATCACCAGTTGTAAGCGGGGTACGGAACGGGTGAAGAGAGTTGTCTTGGACCTCGGAACCTTTGCCAGGGCGGACGATGTCGATCCCGCCCCCGCCGACCTGCATGAAGGGCTCGAAATCACCCTCAATCTTCTCGCAAAAGAGTACAGGGATCGGATCACTGTCCATCGAGAGTATGGAACTCTGCCGCAGGTCGAGTGTCATGCCGGCCAGATCAACCAGGTATTTATGAATCTGCTGCTCAATGCCGCTCAAGCGATTCCTGAGACCGGAGACGTCTGGATCAACACCTCGTCCCACGGAGATAAGGTCGTCGTGATCATTAAGGACAACGGCTGCGGCATTCCCGAGGCGAATCTGCCCAGGATCTTTGATCCCTTCTTTACGACGAAGAAGGTTGGTGAAGGGATGGGGCTGGGTCTGAGTATCAGCTACGGGATCATCCAGAAACATGGCGGCAACATGCGTGTGTCGAGTCCTGATCGGCAGGGAACGGAGTTCACCATTGAGCTGCCGGTCAAGTGGAGCGGTACAAAATGA
- a CDS encoding putative assembly protein: MSRIRGSLILLIVGLVVLLLSGGLLYLKTRMAAEQLRHLAERTLTRELNLPVQIESASPAFLSGSVELRGITVSDLSGAVLTQADHRIHLPLLTIERALVTFRLTSLLRGVLQVGSLTIQGPRLRITDSAASSSTLTTLVSTLSEISNTGETQEFPVVLEQATIAYQRTTPPLSVQVDGLTGRLDWPSPGQAVVAVATDDMMVRLGVHDLRKIRLQVHARLTRDGVQVEQLSLAKAGSSLTVTGNIRTGAGRPQPELSITGRLSLETLASRLGGAAPWNGQLAVKGKIVGEATTQALKASLLLEDGTGRLVGQTDARVQDGLLTVKHLSLHQGASRLAGDGTINLTTATADLNLDLRGRLEDAVGWFRTDTPVSGPIVGRLRLTGTASSPNGAGHIEMHQVRIGTEQIDALVARLDLTATVLTIPSLTGRYRGIPFKASAAIEVGGGYRFIVLPTRMDVASIRGLADRGARGVLVVSLSGAGQWPEPRVEGELALKDLVFHDAKVGNGRIRFTLEENRWRWELADSRTLRATGVAPLLLAGPLEVDASATNLDLEPLFQALRAHLRFPLAVRADGHARLLGTLPELGDVAGWIDLTNVRGTAGSTPLRLRQPTRVVLEPEALRIDSLELNGPGLSVTVTGGLEPGGRLDLSVSGHAPFDIIGPWVPALRDLQGTPRLQLSLAGEPGALRVTGRAELAHVQVKPKIIPIWISVETGEVTFNNDRIHYIVAAGALAKGGLKGEGTAQRQGGSWHHTLEFSVDHASLDLINDQLLPERHWVSGTLSTRTALAFDTAPNRATIPTLQGQLSMRLQDGSLSHYPALVRLMGVLGAPAQPYRLPDLTRERMPYRRISADIAVKDGVMQTTNLLLDSEVMRLTAVGHMTLANQHVDLDLAVRPLQVLEQGIRRIPLLGRLLPKKQSLALTYFDMEGPWDDPTISMAPVKSLSQTARDLLLFFLRAPWRAIAPSR, encoded by the coding sequence GTGTCGCGAATTCGTGGGTCACTGATCCTTCTTATCGTTGGTCTCGTTGTCTTATTACTGAGTGGCGGCCTGCTGTATCTCAAGACGCGAATGGCTGCCGAACAACTCCGCCACCTCGCAGAGCGGACGCTCACCCGCGAACTGAACCTTCCCGTACAGATCGAAAGCGCATCGCCGGCGTTTCTCAGCGGTAGCGTGGAGCTTCGTGGGATCACGGTCAGTGATCTATCCGGGGCGGTCCTGACACAAGCGGATCATAGAATCCATCTGCCGCTCTTGACGATCGAGCGGGCTCTTGTGACGTTCCGGCTGACTTCCCTCCTGCGTGGCGTGCTCCAGGTAGGCTCGCTCACCATCCAAGGTCCTCGACTGCGCATAACCGACAGTGCTGCATCGTCATCGACTCTTACAACGTTGGTCTCTACCCTCAGCGAAATCTCAAATACTGGGGAAACACAAGAGTTCCCAGTTGTGCTGGAGCAGGCCACTATCGCGTACCAGCGCACGACACCCCCACTTAGTGTCCAGGTCGACGGCCTCACGGGTCGGCTTGACTGGCCCTCTCCCGGCCAGGCTGTAGTCGCGGTGGCCACCGACGATATGATGGTGAGATTGGGAGTTCACGACCTACGGAAGATCCGCCTGCAAGTCCACGCGCGGCTGACACGCGACGGTGTGCAGGTAGAGCAGCTCAGTCTGGCCAAGGCCGGCTCCTCACTCACCGTGACGGGCAACATTCGCACAGGTGCAGGTCGGCCCCAACCCGAGCTGAGCATCACAGGACGGCTTTCACTGGAAACGCTGGCGTCGAGGCTCGGCGGCGCGGCCCCCTGGAACGGACAGCTTGCCGTAAAGGGGAAGATCGTCGGCGAAGCAACTACCCAGGCGTTGAAGGCAAGCCTTCTACTGGAAGACGGGACCGGACGCCTTGTGGGGCAGACGGATGCGAGGGTTCAGGACGGACTCCTCACAGTGAAGCACCTGTCGCTCCACCAGGGCGCCAGTCGGCTGGCGGGCGATGGAACCATAAATCTGACGACGGCGACAGCCGATCTCAACCTTGATCTCCGCGGTCGGCTTGAGGATGCGGTCGGATGGTTTCGGACCGACACACCCGTGTCCGGACCGATCGTCGGCCGCCTCCGGCTTACCGGAACCGCGTCAAGCCCGAATGGAGCCGGCCACATCGAAATGCACCAGGTGCGGATTGGGACTGAACAGATCGATGCGCTGGTCGCCAGGCTTGATCTCACAGCCACTGTACTGACGATCCCTTCGCTCACGGGGCGCTATCGTGGAATCCCCTTTAAGGCTTCGGCGGCCATTGAGGTCGGCGGGGGTTATCGGTTCATCGTACTCCCGACAAGGATGGACGTCGCCTCGATCCGTGGCCTGGCCGATCGAGGGGCGAGAGGCGTCCTCGTCGTATCACTCTCCGGAGCCGGGCAGTGGCCCGAACCTCGCGTCGAAGGTGAACTCGCGCTCAAGGATCTGGTCTTTCATGATGCGAAGGTCGGCAATGGACGTATCCGCTTCACGTTGGAAGAAAACCGATGGCGCTGGGAGCTTGCCGACAGCCGGACGCTCCGCGCGACAGGTGTGGCGCCCCTGCTGCTGGCCGGCCCGCTTGAGGTCGACGCTTCGGCAACCAACCTGGACCTGGAGCCGCTTTTTCAGGCGCTGCGCGCGCACCTGCGTTTTCCCCTCGCGGTGCGAGCGGATGGCCACGCCAGACTCCTTGGGACGCTGCCGGAACTCGGTGATGTGGCCGGCTGGATCGACCTGACCAACGTTCGCGGAACGGCCGGCTCAACTCCGTTACGCCTGCGGCAGCCGACGCGTGTTGTGCTGGAACCTGAAGCCCTCCGCATCGATTCGTTGGAGTTGAACGGTCCCGGTCTCTCGGTAACAGTAACGGGAGGTCTTGAACCAGGCGGGCGACTCGACCTTTCCGTGTCCGGTCATGCCCCATTTGACATCATCGGCCCATGGGTTCCGGCCTTGCGCGATCTGCAAGGCACGCCTCGGCTGCAGCTCTCGCTCGCTGGTGAGCCCGGAGCTTTACGAGTGACTGGACGCGCCGAGCTGGCCCACGTTCAGGTCAAGCCCAAGATCATTCCGATCTGGATCTCCGTAGAGACCGGCGAGGTGACTTTCAACAATGATCGTATCCACTACATCGTAGCGGCGGGTGCGTTGGCTAAGGGTGGACTGAAGGGAGAAGGAACCGCACAGCGCCAAGGGGGATCGTGGCACCACACACTGGAGTTTAGCGTAGATCATGCGTCCCTCGATTTGATCAATGACCAACTGCTGCCCGAGCGACACTGGGTTTCCGGTACCCTTTCCACGCGTACCGCCTTAGCCTTCGACACCGCACCGAACCGCGCCACCATTCCCACACTGCAGGGTCAACTGTCAATGCGGCTCCAGGACGGTAGCCTATCCCATTATCCCGCCTTGGTGCGGCTCATGGGCGTGCTCGGAGCGCCTGCCCAGCCGTACCGCCTGCCTGACCTTACCCGGGAACGGATGCCGTACCGCCGGATCAGTGCCGACATTGCGGTGAAGGACGGGGTGATGCAGACAACCAACCTCCTGCTCGACAGCGAGGTGATGCGGCTCACGGCAGTGGGTCACATGACACTGGCCAACCAGCACGTGGATCTGGACCTCGCGGTCAGGCCCCTGCAGGTTTTGGAACAAGGTATTCGGAGAATCCCCCTGCTGGGCCGTCTGTTGCCCAAGAAGCAGAGCCTCGCTCTCACCTACTTCGATATGGAAGGGCCGTGGGATGACCCCACCATCTCCATGGCCCCCGTCAAGTCGCTGAGTCAAACCGCACGCGATCTCCTCCTCTTCTTCCTGCGTGCGCCCTGGCGCGCCATCGCACCAAGCCGCTGA
- a CDS encoding Cytidylyltransferase family protein — MKTAILDQSRHLFDKIFQCVWHRKIYHFIAGGILLLTVITLEAPSFRVFCLVWLVTFWALSKRISTSVLGLFLVNVLSGSTFTTLGTGVIFVVGDGAAAIVGSAFGATQWPWRTDKTVLGSLSFLGCALVAMAALVNSTASCPPGDLLLVAVLPSLVGCLAEALPLTLLRDIRDFTPDDNLLIILSSGAVLHQLVKLCHIEATL, encoded by the coding sequence ATGAAAACGGCTATCCTGGATCAGTCACGTCATCTTTTTGATAAGATTTTCCAATGCGTGTGGCACCGCAAGATTTACCACTTTATCGCCGGTGGGATACTTCTTCTCACCGTCATTACTCTTGAAGCACCGAGTTTCAGGGTGTTCTGCCTTGTCTGGCTGGTGACGTTTTGGGCTCTGAGCAAGCGCATCTCTACATCAGTCCTGGGTCTCTTCCTGGTGAACGTGTTGTCTGGATCAACATTTACCACATTGGGGACCGGCGTGATTTTTGTGGTCGGAGATGGTGCGGCGGCAATCGTCGGCTCGGCCTTCGGCGCCACACAATGGCCGTGGCGCACCGACAAGACCGTGCTGGGATCGCTGTCTTTTCTCGGTTGCGCGTTGGTGGCGATGGCCGCGTTAGTGAACTCGACGGCATCTTGTCCCCCCGGGGACCTGTTGCTGGTGGCGGTTCTGCCATCACTCGTTGGTTGCCTGGCAGAAGCATTACCGCTTACTCTCCTACGTGACATCAGAGATTTCACACCTGACGATAACCTCCTCATAATCTTGTCGAGTGGAGCCGTTCTCCATCAACTGGTGAAATTGTGCCATATAGAAGCAACGCTGTAG
- a CDS encoding two component sigma-54-dependent hydrogenase transcriptional regulator, Fis family: MNRYGMLIVDDERDILTTLSLTFEEDYDVFQANSGAEGLAILEREEIALIIADQRMPEMTGVEFLERSIAKRPQAIRIILTGYTDTASLIRAINAGRIYRYVTKPWNRDELRITVKRAFESYELAMENQRLLRELQAANERLQTENLYLKREVEKAPRSDTIIGNSPAMRRVFDLIEKVIDSSATILLTGETGTGKGVIAHHLHYHGSRRGRLFIEQNCGALPETLLESELFGHRRGAFTGAVQDKKGLFEVADGGTLFLDEVSEMSPTMQVKLLQVLQDGRMRRIGETESRQVDVRIVAATNRDLESEVKKGAFRADLYYRLSVFPVRTPALRERREDIPLLIDYFLEKQCKKLKKPVMGLSQDAIQRLCDYDFPGNVRELQNLIERAVLLSSGSRLDLDEWLPKPSDPSRAAGSPTLTQVEKDHILERLHSRKGNLALVAKDLGISRTTLWRRMKAYQIPWGARRVEVSAE, encoded by the coding sequence ATGAACCGGTATGGGATGCTGATCGTCGATGACGAGAGGGATATTTTAACAACCCTCTCCTTGACGTTCGAAGAGGACTACGATGTCTTCCAGGCCAACAGCGGCGCTGAAGGGCTGGCAATCCTGGAGCGAGAGGAGATCGCGCTCATCATTGCGGACCAACGGATGCCGGAAATGACAGGGGTCGAATTCCTGGAGCGATCTATCGCGAAGCGGCCACAGGCCATCAGGATCATCCTCACCGGCTATACGGATACGGCATCTCTCATCCGGGCTATCAACGCCGGCAGGATCTATCGCTATGTGACCAAACCCTGGAATCGGGATGAATTGAGGATCACGGTCAAGCGCGCGTTCGAAAGTTATGAACTGGCTATGGAGAACCAGCGGCTCCTCAGGGAGTTGCAAGCGGCCAACGAACGGCTACAGACGGAGAATCTGTATCTGAAGCGCGAGGTCGAAAAGGCTCCCCGTAGCGACACGATCATCGGTAATAGTCCAGCTATGAGGCGGGTCTTCGATCTGATAGAAAAGGTGATCGACAGTTCCGCTACGATCCTCCTCACCGGAGAAACTGGAACAGGAAAAGGGGTGATCGCTCACCATCTTCACTACCATGGTTCGAGGCGAGGACGGCTGTTTATCGAACAGAACTGCGGGGCGCTGCCTGAGACGCTGCTGGAAAGCGAGCTGTTTGGCCATCGACGCGGAGCCTTCACGGGGGCCGTTCAAGACAAGAAAGGTCTCTTTGAGGTGGCAGATGGGGGAACCCTCTTCCTGGACGAGGTCAGCGAGATGAGTCCCACCATGCAGGTCAAGCTGCTTCAGGTCCTTCAGGACGGCAGGATGCGGCGAATCGGGGAGACTGAATCCAGGCAGGTCGATGTTCGGATCGTCGCGGCCACCAATAGGGACCTGGAATCGGAGGTCAAAAAAGGCGCCTTTCGAGCAGACCTTTACTACCGCCTCAGTGTGTTTCCTGTCAGAACACCTGCCTTGCGCGAACGGCGAGAGGATATCCCCTTACTCATCGACTATTTTCTCGAAAAACAGTGTAAGAAGTTGAAAAAGCCGGTTATGGGACTGAGTCAGGACGCCATACAACGGCTGTGCGACTACGACTTTCCTGGAAACGTGCGAGAGCTGCAAAATCTCATTGAGCGGGCCGTACTCCTGAGCAGCGGTTCTCGGCTGGATCTGGACGAATGGCTGCCAAAGCCTAGTGATCCCTCCCGAGCAGCGGGGAGCCCTACGCTGACGCAGGTTGAAAAGGACCATATTCTGGAGCGACTCCATTCGCGGAAAGGGAATCTCGCGCTGGTGGCTAAAGATCTCGGAATCAGTCGTACGACACTCTGGCGTCGGATGAAGGCCTATCAGATCCCATGGGGTGCCAGACGAGTCGAAGTATCCGCCGAATAA